One genomic region from Bacillus sp. SLBN-46 encodes:
- the scpB gene encoding SMC-Scp complex subunit ScpB: protein MEIINWTSIVESLLFAAGDEGLSLKQLAEVLDVDELKASEILEDLKKEYEQNNNRGVMIVQLAGTYQLATKKENANYLKKLVDSPHTSTLSQAALETLAIVAYKQPITRAEIEEIRGVKTERPLHTLMSKVLIKEVGRAEGAGRAYLYGTTKEFLDYFGLKSLKELPQLPEKVEDEYIQEEADLFFEKFQETINS from the coding sequence GTGGAAATTATTAATTGGACAAGCATTGTTGAGAGCCTTTTGTTTGCAGCTGGAGATGAGGGGCTTTCGTTAAAACAATTAGCTGAAGTACTAGATGTGGATGAACTGAAAGCAAGTGAGATCCTTGAGGACTTAAAGAAAGAATACGAACAAAACAATAATAGGGGAGTCATGATTGTCCAGTTGGCAGGGACCTATCAACTAGCTACAAAAAAGGAAAACGCAAATTATTTAAAAAAATTGGTGGATTCTCCACATACCTCCACCTTATCACAGGCTGCGTTAGAAACATTGGCTATTGTTGCCTATAAACAACCAATTACTAGGGCAGAAATAGAAGAAATTCGAGGGGTGAAAACAGAAAGGCCCCTGCATACATTAATGTCAAAGGTTTTAATTAAAGAGGTTGGCCGTGCAGAGGGAGCAGGAAGAGCTTATTTATATGGCACGACGAAGGAATTTCTTGATTATTTTGGGCTTAAAAGTCTTAAGGAACTTCCACAACTTCCGGAAAAAGTAGAGGATGAATACATCCAAGAGGAAGCCGATTTATTTTTCGAGAAATTTCAAGAAACGATTAACTCTTAA
- a CDS encoding segregation/condensation protein A → MPYQVKIDAFEGPLDLLLHLINRLEIDIYDIPVAQITEQYLMYIKTMTELKLDVASEFLVMAATLLAIKSKMLLPKHEEAYVDADPDMSFEEDPRDELVERLIEYRKYKEAAQDLKSMEEERGLMFTKPPSDLSDFAKEKHPERTELNVSLYDMLAAFQKLLRRKKLQRPMATKIARQEISIETRMIEIMDELKQLKGRKNFNDLFPYPAKEHIVVTFLAVLELIKRKEIDVEQQENFGEIFVEAVKEGAY, encoded by the coding sequence ATGCCATACCAGGTGAAAATTGATGCGTTTGAAGGGCCGTTGGATTTACTTCTCCATTTAATTAACCGGCTCGAGATTGATATATACGATATTCCGGTTGCTCAAATCACTGAGCAATACCTTATGTATATTAAAACAATGACTGAACTTAAATTGGATGTAGCTAGTGAGTTTTTAGTTATGGCTGCAACCTTACTTGCCATTAAGAGTAAGATGCTTTTGCCTAAACATGAAGAGGCCTACGTAGACGCGGATCCAGACATGTCTTTCGAAGAGGATCCAAGAGACGAGTTGGTTGAAAGATTGATTGAATATCGGAAGTATAAAGAGGCAGCACAGGACCTTAAATCGATGGAAGAAGAACGAGGGCTTATGTTTACAAAGCCACCTAGTGACCTTTCTGACTTTGCAAAGGAAAAACACCCTGAAAGAACAGAATTAAATGTTTCTTTGTATGATATGTTAGCTGCATTTCAAAAATTATTACGTAGAAAAAAACTACAGCGTCCGATGGCAACTAAAATTGCCAGACAAGAAATTTCTATTGAGACAAGAATGATAGAAATTATGGATGAATTAAAACAGCTAAAAGGAAGGAAAAACTTTAATGATTTGTTTCCCTATCCGGCTAAGGAACATATTGTAGTGACCTTTTTAGCAGTTTTAGAGCTGATTAAAAGAAAAGAGATCGACGTGGAACAGCAAGAAAATTTTGGTGAAATCTTTGTTGAAGCTGTTAAGGAAGGGGCATATTGA
- a CDS encoding DUF1002 domain-containing protein yields MKKFFTLLLVTLLFFQPIRSFADLAEGDMIVTLGENLTKDQKDKLLKEMDAPLDVQIVTVSNQEEHQYLGKYVAKSLIGTKAISSSAITIAPKGSGITVKTNNINWVTDEMYVNALITAGVKDANIYITAPISVSGTAALTGIIKAYEISADKAIPEEVKQAANQEMVETAKLGDSIGEKNAAALIAKVKEEIAKNKPQNDEELRKIIDQAAKDLNVSLTDEEMQRLIDLFNKLKNLDIDWNQVSDQLNKAKDRISKFLESDEGQGFLEKVKQFFIWLIDAIKSIFSK; encoded by the coding sequence ATGAAAAAATTTTTCACCCTTTTATTAGTAACTTTACTTTTCTTTCAACCGATCAGAAGCTTTGCAGATCTAGCTGAAGGGGATATGATTGTCACTTTAGGTGAAAATCTTACCAAAGATCAAAAGGATAAACTTCTAAAAGAAATGGATGCCCCTCTGGATGTACAAATAGTGACTGTGTCCAATCAGGAAGAACACCAATATTTAGGGAAATATGTAGCAAAGTCTCTTATCGGAACAAAGGCTATCTCTTCTTCTGCCATCACCATTGCTCCTAAGGGGTCTGGCATCACAGTTAAAACCAATAATATCAATTGGGTTACAGATGAAATGTATGTGAATGCATTAATTACTGCCGGTGTAAAGGATGCAAACATCTATATCACAGCTCCTATTTCTGTTTCTGGAACAGCTGCCTTAACTGGAATCATAAAAGCATATGAAATTTCGGCGGATAAAGCTATACCAGAAGAGGTCAAGCAAGCAGCTAATCAGGAAATGGTTGAAACTGCCAAACTTGGCGATTCGATCGGAGAGAAAAATGCTGCGGCATTAATCGCGAAAGTAAAAGAAGAAATAGCCAAGAATAAGCCGCAAAATGATGAAGAATTACGAAAAATCATTGATCAGGCTGCAAAGGATTTAAATGTTAGTCTTACTGATGAGGAAATGCAACGTCTAATTGATTTGTTTAATAAGTTGAAGAATTTAGATATCGACTGGAACCAAGTGAGTGACCAACTGAATAAAGCAAAGGATAGGATTTCTAAATTTCTTGAATCCGATGAAGGTCAAGGATTCTTAGAAAAGGTTAAACAATTCTTCATTTGGTTAATCGACGCTATTAAATCAATCTTCTCTAAATAA
- a CDS encoding stage V sporulation protein AE, producing MSNRRRVILVTDGDEYAKRAIEHVAREIGGRCISQSQGNPSKLSGPQIIRLIKEAPHDPVLVMFDDSGIVGEGAGEKALKYVATHKDIEVLGIIAVAAKSRHEEWARVDVSIDRDGVLTPYGVDKFGIPELEIGRINGDTVYCLDELDVPIIVGVGDVGKMAKHDSYKHGSPITKKAVELILERSGFHGKK from the coding sequence ATGAGTAATCGGAGACGAGTCATTCTAGTAACGGATGGTGATGAATATGCAAAAAGAGCCATCGAGCACGTTGCTCGAGAGATTGGCGGTCGATGTATTTCCCAATCTCAAGGAAATCCGTCTAAATTGTCAGGGCCTCAAATTATTCGCTTAATAAAAGAAGCACCTCATGATCCAGTATTAGTCATGTTTGATGACAGTGGCATAGTAGGGGAGGGGGCGGGTGAAAAAGCATTAAAATATGTAGCTACCCATAAAGACATTGAAGTTCTAGGCATCATTGCGGTGGCCGCAAAATCGAGACACGAAGAATGGGCTAGGGTGGATGTAAGTATTGATCGTGATGGAGTGTTAACTCCCTATGGGGTAGATAAATTTGGTATACCCGAACTTGAAATCGGCAGAATAAATGGAGATACAGTTTACTGTCTTGATGAGTTAGATGTGCCTATTATCGTAGGAGTGGGTGATGTAGGGAAAATGGCAAAGCACGACTCCTATAAACATGGTTCCCCAATAACAAAGAAGGCAGTTGAACTTATATTAGAAAGGAGCGGCTTCCATGGCAAGAAGTAA
- the lysA gene encoding diaminopimelate decarboxylase, which produces MYFYGSTGVNKSGNLEIGGVDAIELAQEYGTPLYVYDVALMRERARGFKRTFEEQNMKAQVAYASKAFSTVAMIQLAEEEGLSLDVVSGGELYTAIVAGFPVERIHFHGNNKSREELEMALDHQIGCIVVDNFHEIELLKSICQEKKTKVNILLRITPGIEAHTHDYILTGQEDSKFGFDLQNGQAKQALETALHFDYFDVLGLHCHIGSQIFETTGFLLAAKKIVEKMAEWENELSFKAKVLNLGGGFGIRYTKEDEPIPPAQYVSEIIKEVKKLTEHYSMEMPEIWIEPGRSLVGDAGITLYKVGSSKEVPGVRKYLAVDGGMSDNIRPALYSAKYEAVLANRPLAKTKETVSIAGKCCESGDMLIWDLPLPEAGEEDILAVFCTGAYGYSMSNNYNRIPRPAVVFVENGKATLVVKRETYEDLVRHDLPLK; this is translated from the coding sequence ATGTATTTTTATGGATCAACAGGAGTTAATAAAAGCGGAAATTTAGAAATAGGTGGAGTCGATGCCATTGAATTGGCTCAAGAATATGGTACTCCTTTATATGTATATGATGTTGCATTAATGCGAGAAAGAGCTCGAGGCTTTAAACGAACTTTTGAAGAACAAAATATGAAAGCTCAAGTGGCATATGCAAGTAAAGCATTTTCGACAGTTGCTATGATTCAGCTGGCAGAAGAGGAAGGTTTATCCCTTGATGTCGTTTCGGGTGGGGAGTTATATACCGCAATAGTTGCAGGATTCCCAGTCGAGAGAATTCATTTTCATGGGAATAATAAAAGCCGGGAAGAACTGGAGATGGCGTTGGATCATCAAATTGGCTGTATTGTTGTAGATAATTTCCATGAAATCGAACTTTTAAAATCCATTTGCCAGGAGAAAAAAACGAAAGTTAATATTTTATTAAGAATAACCCCTGGGATTGAAGCGCATACCCATGATTATATTTTGACCGGGCAGGAGGATTCAAAATTCGGATTTGATCTTCAAAATGGACAGGCGAAACAGGCGTTAGAAACAGCTCTTCATTTTGATTATTTTGATGTTCTCGGGCTACATTGCCACATTGGTTCGCAAATCTTTGAAACAACAGGATTTTTACTTGCTGCAAAGAAAATTGTTGAAAAGATGGCAGAGTGGGAAAATGAACTTTCATTTAAAGCGAAAGTGTTAAACCTAGGAGGCGGTTTTGGGATCCGTTATACAAAAGAGGATGAGCCAATCCCACCTGCACAATATGTCAGTGAAATCATTAAAGAAGTAAAAAAATTGACAGAGCATTACTCTATGGAAATGCCTGAAATCTGGATTGAACCAGGGCGTTCACTTGTAGGAGATGCAGGAATCACCCTTTATAAAGTAGGCTCTTCAAAAGAGGTCCCAGGTGTGAGGAAATATTTAGCTGTTGATGGCGGCATGAGCGATAATATTCGACCGGCTCTTTATAGCGCAAAATACGAGGCCGTTCTTGCTAATAGACCCTTAGCAAAAACAAAGGAAACCGTCTCTATTGCTGGGAAATGCTGTGAGTCGGGTGATATGTTAATTTGGGACTTACCTCTTCCCGAAGCAGGGGAAGAAGATATTCTAGCTGTATTTTGTACGGGTGCCTATGGTTATTCCATGTCAAATAATTATAACCGTATTCCAAGGCCAGCTGTTGTTTTTGTTGAAAACGGCAAAGCCACTCTTGTTGTTAAAAGAGAGACGTATGAAGATCTAGTGAGACATGATTTGCCATTAAAATAA
- a CDS encoding YpuI family protein, which yields MGNSLVKSQLNDVKEFLSKSIVTLENFLNETTLSQMNGENEEDRQYNKLIFSSLRKLIVYSEESFEACSIILQSEPFQKAAAEKTLYKIYHQCIEEFFSPKNDAWYEDSRSAYTGRNSIKFYRSVSESIVQLVKSLEGDFQRVREELEYYETDYRTKMIQSK from the coding sequence ATGGGAAACTCGTTGGTAAAATCACAACTAAATGATGTGAAAGAATTTTTAAGTAAGTCAATTGTAACTTTAGAAAACTTTCTTAATGAAACAACCCTCTCACAAATGAATGGAGAGAATGAAGAAGACCGTCAGTATAATAAATTAATTTTTTCAAGTTTAAGAAAGTTAATTGTCTATAGCGAGGAAAGTTTTGAAGCCTGCTCGATTATTTTACAAAGCGAACCGTTTCAAAAAGCGGCTGCGGAAAAAACACTCTACAAAATCTACCACCAATGCATTGAAGAGTTTTTCTCACCGAAAAATGATGCATGGTACGAAGATAGTCGCTCTGCCTATACGGGCAGAAATTCGATTAAATTTTACCGTAGTGTATCTGAAAGCATCGTACAGCTAGTCAAAAGTTTAGAGGGTGACTTCCAGCGGGTAAGGGAAGAACTTGAGTACTACGAAACAGACTACAGAACAAAAATGATTCAATCAAAGTAA
- a CDS encoding GNAT family N-acetyltransferase has translation MLIRYKKTFEKIAMGLLSFMPNEKDLKKLQLTMKEYETEENWQLFLWKEEDIIGLLGVLYHDEENTLEIQHISVNPSHRYQGVGKRMVKALREMYSDKVIIPNENTAPFIEKCDVC, from the coding sequence ATGTTAATTCGGTATAAGAAAACATTCGAAAAAATTGCCATGGGACTATTGTCTTTTATGCCAAATGAAAAGGACTTAAAAAAGCTACAGTTAACCATGAAGGAATATGAGACGGAAGAAAACTGGCAGCTGTTCTTATGGAAAGAAGAAGATATTATTGGACTGCTAGGAGTTCTTTATCATGATGAAGAAAATACTCTCGAGATCCAGCATATTTCTGTTAACCCTTCCCATCGCTACCAAGGTGTGGGTAAAAGAATGGTAAAAGCATTAAGAGAGATGTATTCAGATAAAGTAATTATTCCAAATGAAAACACTGCACCATTTATCGAAAAATGTGATGTTTGCTGA
- a CDS encoding DUF309 domain-containing protein yields MYPRAYIQFLIHFHGDRDYFECHEVLEEYWKKTDSKNKDSIWVGLILLAVSTYHHRRKNFKGAIRTLQKALTILKKQEDSVKKLGLDYVQLLQIVQERLSLITSEQLYKSFNIPISDPHLLDLCFATCDQLKFQWGKDSDLTNINLVQRHKLRDRTNVIQERNQSLKMRKEADL; encoded by the coding sequence TTGTATCCTAGAGCGTATATTCAATTTTTAATCCATTTTCATGGGGATCGTGATTATTTCGAGTGTCACGAAGTCCTAGAAGAATATTGGAAAAAGACAGACTCTAAAAACAAAGATTCCATTTGGGTAGGTCTGATTTTATTGGCGGTTTCCACTTATCATCACCGGAGAAAAAACTTTAAAGGGGCAATAAGAACATTACAAAAGGCCTTAACCATTCTAAAAAAACAAGAAGATAGTGTAAAGAAACTTGGATTGGACTATGTGCAACTGCTTCAAATTGTACAAGAACGTTTAAGCCTCATTACGTCAGAACAATTATATAAAAGTTTTAATATACCAATTAGTGATCCTCATTTATTGGACCTATGTTTTGCTACTTGTGATCAATTAAAATTTCAATGGGGTAAAGATAGTGATTTGACCAATATTAACCTCGTTCAACGCCATAAATTACGTGATCGAACAAATGTGATTCAAGAAAGAAATCAATCTTTAAAAATGAGAAAAGAGGCTGACTTATAA
- a CDS encoding spore germination protein, with amino-acid sequence MSKNGPIPESVHETENYMKQRVGLGISFDLGVRKLKVLKTDVQIYFCNGLCDTRFVIELIEELVQLNDHEKLSTDIYKLIYNRLLNQSVQPIKTLNELVDFVLSGLIVVVIDGVDTALAVDVRSYPGRSPQEPDTEKVVRGSRDGFVENIILNTALTRRRIRDERLRFEMLKVGERSKTDVALGYLEDVADADLLNILRKEINAIQVDGIPLADKTLEEFIVKQGWNPFPMVRYTERADVASAHILEGHIVIYCDTSPSVIITPATYFHHVQHAEEFRESPAAGTFVRWTRFLGVLTSILLLPLWLLFVLEPSLLPEKISFIGPNEQTNIPVVIQLILADFGIEFLRMAAIHTPTPLSTAMGLIAAVLIGQIAIDVGLFVPEVILYVAVAGIGSFTTPSYELGVANKMLRMVLTILVAIFHTPGFIIGASLMFIFLVKMRVLNTPYLWPFLPFEPKGFLQILVRRAIPGSLLRPSIVHPRNRFRQPPKANEK; translated from the coding sequence ATGAGCAAAAATGGGCCTATCCCTGAATCGGTCCATGAGACTGAAAATTATATGAAACAACGGGTGGGGCTTGGAATAAGTTTTGATCTAGGAGTTAGAAAACTTAAAGTCCTTAAAACAGATGTCCAAATTTATTTTTGTAATGGATTATGTGATACTCGTTTCGTTATTGAGTTAATTGAAGAGCTGGTGCAACTCAATGACCATGAAAAACTCTCAACTGACATTTATAAACTCATATATAATCGTCTCCTAAACCAATCTGTTCAACCGATTAAAACACTAAATGAATTGGTAGACTTTGTATTATCAGGGTTAATTGTTGTAGTAATTGATGGGGTAGATACAGCCCTTGCAGTAGATGTTAGAAGTTATCCAGGAAGGTCTCCTCAAGAACCTGACACAGAAAAAGTAGTTCGTGGTTCTCGTGATGGATTTGTAGAAAATATTATATTAAATACGGCGTTAACAAGAAGAAGAATTCGTGATGAACGACTGCGCTTTGAAATGTTAAAGGTTGGAGAACGGTCGAAAACGGATGTGGCCTTAGGATACTTAGAGGATGTTGCCGATGCAGATCTACTAAATATTCTCAGAAAAGAAATCAATGCTATACAAGTAGATGGCATACCCTTGGCAGATAAAACGCTGGAAGAATTTATTGTAAAACAAGGGTGGAATCCCTTCCCAATGGTTAGATATACGGAGAGAGCGGATGTAGCTTCTGCTCATATTTTAGAAGGGCATATTGTCATTTATTGTGATACTTCCCCAAGTGTAATCATTACACCAGCAACCTATTTTCATCATGTGCAACATGCAGAAGAATTTCGGGAATCACCAGCAGCGGGGACCTTTGTACGGTGGACTCGTTTTTTAGGTGTATTAACATCGATTTTATTGCTTCCGTTATGGCTTTTATTTGTTTTAGAGCCTTCTTTACTACCTGAAAAAATATCGTTTATTGGACCTAACGAACAAACCAATATTCCCGTTGTCATTCAACTAATATTAGCCGATTTTGGGATTGAGTTTTTACGAATGGCAGCCATACATACACCAACACCATTATCCACGGCAATGGGCTTAATTGCAGCAGTGTTAATTGGTCAAATTGCAATTGATGTTGGTTTGTTTGTTCCTGAAGTCATTCTTTATGTTGCTGTCGCAGGCATTGGTTCATTTACCACACCAAGTTATGAGTTAGGTGTAGCTAATAAGATGCTCCGAATGGTATTGACCATTTTAGTTGCCATATTCCATACACCAGGTTTTATTATTGGTGCAAGTTTAATGTTTATTTTTCTTGTTAAGATGCGTGTCCTTAACACACCTTACCTATGGCCTTTTCTTCCGTTTGAGCCTAAAGGATTTTTGCAGATTCTCGTTCGAAGAGCTATACCTGGGTCACTACTTAGACCAAGCATTGTTCATCCGCGAAACCGTTTCCGACAGCCACCTAAAGCAAACGAGAAATAA
- a CDS encoding stage V sporulation protein AB: protein MTIKILAVCFLGIASGLAVGSGFVAFLTVLGVIPRLTQLTKTMKMIQQYEWAVVIGALTGVIASLRDPVLHIWPYTLILLGVNGGVFVGMLAAALTEVLNVFPILVKRIRMDGELVILIMAIVLGKIFGSLFQWLYFVHH, encoded by the coding sequence ATAACGATTAAAATTCTTGCCGTATGTTTTTTAGGAATAGCAAGTGGATTAGCGGTAGGCTCAGGATTTGTTGCTTTCCTTACCGTATTAGGAGTGATTCCAAGGCTAACGCAGCTTACCAAAACAATGAAAATGATCCAACAATATGAATGGGCGGTAGTTATCGGTGCACTTACTGGAGTAATAGCCAGTCTCAGAGATCCAGTATTACATATTTGGCCTTATACACTAATCCTCTTAGGAGTAAACGGTGGAGTGTTTGTTGGCATGTTAGCTGCTGCACTCACAGAAGTGTTAAATGTCTTTCCAATTCTTGTAAAAAGAATTCGAATGGATGGGGAATTAGTCATTTTAATTATGGCGATCGTACTGGGGAAAATTTTTGGGTCACTCTTTCAATGGCTTTATTTTGTACATCATTAA
- a CDS encoding YjcZ family sporulation protein: MSDGGFGTGFALIVVLFILLIIVGASWVY; this comes from the coding sequence ATGTCTGATGGCGGCTTTGGTACTGGTTTTGCATTAATCGTCGTTCTATTCATTTTGTTAATTATTGTTGGTGCTTCCTGGGTTTATTAA